In the Telopea speciosissima isolate NSW1024214 ecotype Mountain lineage chromosome 6, Tspe_v1, whole genome shotgun sequence genome, aagggggtttgggtcatttcataaGGGGCCcgcctgtgaaatgacccaaacaccccagTTACTACTTGCGTAACATGAATTATTGAGGACACATCTGGTAACGTTTATATTGTAGTAATTCTGTCTTTTCCAATTGTTTCTGTCCTTCCCAAAAATTGCTACAATGCTATGTACAAATTCCTTAACACCCTCTTCAAATGATTAAGAGTGGGATTCCCACATCCACAATCCCACCGACATTTATCTTTTTAATTATGACCATGTGTTCCTATATTGATTCTAATGtgcagatatttttttttttacattgcTTGTGTAAGAAACCCTCTCCTCTCCTGATTGATTGATAACCAATTTTCTTTCCAACCAATTTGCTTATTTTTAATATGTATGTCTCTCATGttacccaaccaaaaaaaatgtctttttgtgattattttttctttgtcGAAGCCAAATTATTTTGTTTCATAGTATTTGTTCTTATGCACCTAGTTAATTTGTTTCAATACAAAAATGGATCGACATCGCAAAGAGCATTTCTATTGTGTTTTTTACTCCACGCAATTGAAGAACGTCAAAtgaaaaagatcctgtcaatcCGAACAATTGGGTTGCATGTGCAGCGCTAGAGGTGAGGTGGTGCGTatttaccgccttacccctgcccgaagcCTAGCTGCCCGGATTGATAGGAGCCAAATCCAACACCAAACACATTTCCATAAAATACGGAGATATGAGGCTTGTAATATAATTctaccaaaatatatatatatatatatatttttttatcgaAGATGATTCCAAGTTTTCCGCCACCCATGAAGGAGGGTTCACCTACCATCCTATGGTCTTAATTACTCTCCTTACaatttttgggtagaaaatgCCCCTCCCACTTTTTGATGCCATACTAAAGGAAGTGACACCCATGGTAGAGGAATTCCTCCTTCAatgtgggtgaagggaaactcttTCCTTAAAGTATTACTATtagatgtttttttgttttgttagaaGAATTACTATTTGATTGCAGTACAACTCAAAAGAGAGGTTGACAGCCATTACAAATTTTGCACCATGCAATGCATGCACCCAATGATTcagttttttaaattaattggcACTTAAATGAAAAAGAAACGTGAGAGATGGTTGACGGAAAATTAATTTTCCATCAATGATacaattattaaataataattaattgacACTTAAATTAGGTTGGGTGCCGTGCGGACTAGGATCCTCTATAATACCGGCGGGACAGCAGTGCACATTCgatggcacagcagaggccaggtggcacacatggcacacatggcctctgctgtaccgtcggatgtgcactgtcGCCCCGCCGGTATTATAGAGGATTTTATCATGTGCGAACATGCCCATCTTCTTAAACAAGTAAAGGGAATAAGAACGCCCCCTGCATCCAGACATATGGGCGTGCGAAATGACAATCGTAGCTCATGAATTTCTGGTTTTTCATGGAGGTGTGGTAGTCCTTTCTTGCACCTCTGTTTCTGGGCGTAGGGACAGTATACTGCACGCACCCAGGAAATGTTCTTTCTCCTaataaataattacaaatattGAAAATCTctgtttaacaaaaaaaaaaaacttcagagGTATCAACCGTCTCATCTTGTATATATTATAAAACCATCTACAATCGTAGAAGATCAgaaattgaattttgttttgGCGTAGGACATGGAAGTAGCAAATCCAATAATGccattctaccctatcaagggtacattgattataaaataatttaaaacctCTAACTGTTTGCAATTAACAGGGACAACTAATGACAAGGGTGCATTTgctaatatttttaaaaaataaggaagCATGAGTAATTATCCAAAACTAACGAATGTTTTTATAATTACGTGATACCTCAGAAGAGGTAcatgtaaatttccctttatcTTTATTTTGTGGTGTATTGGAGGATAAAATGGCAAGCTGAATTGTGCAAAGCACTATAACTTGGTTTGTAGGGAAAAGAGGAATCCATTTAGTGATAGTTATGTACAAAGTGGAGTTATGGTTTATGCTTAAATCATtagaagaaaaatcaaatatgaGAAGGAAATGGAGGGAAAAAAGGAATCCATTCTTCATGAAGGTTCAATCTGGTGAGAAGGAAATGAGgggaaattgaaataaatataataaagaaaaaaaattaatcatgATTACTGAAAATGTTCCCAAATatgagaatttttattttttttatttttttttatttttgtagaaaTTAGCACTTCAACGCAACCAAAGCAAAAATTTATCGATCAACCCGAAATCTCTAACAAATTTAAAAGTAGAAGCAGCCAAATGATGAGCATTTTAGACATCTCTTGaggccaaaaacaaaaagaaataactaAAATGCTGCAACACACtcgctgtgtttggtatgcattcttcaAATGTAGTACTCTAGGTCAATTTCGTATtttcggatgataaaaatatttattttttattatccgagaatgcaaaatcaacctagaatgcattccaagaatgcataccaaacatagccctAATCTCCACCAAAATGTTCCGAGTCCTACATTCCATCTCAACAAGATTAAAGAAGATTCTTATTAGAATCAAAGAAAGCATATCCCATCAATGAGTAAATGGAAAATGATTGTGCCATTAAAGGCAGGACACTCTTGAGAAATATTTCCTGAATTGTTCACTCAGCCCCGACCCTCTTAACCATAtaggaaaattaaaaattttaaatatatatcCTTAATTAGGCCTAAAAAAATTTCCCTATTCAAATCCATATACTTTGGCTGAAAATTGATTAAATAGTATTACTATGTTTAGTAAGATGATGAGTAGAAAGGTTTTCATTTTACTTTTAGTTTACTGTACTTCACTTTACGTACAACCAAAGGAATAATACGAAAAGAATAATAACTTCCTTCAACTATATGTAGTTAAATTATAATTAATGTAGTACAATTATAGAGTCTGTAGTTGCTAATTTTAGTTAAAATCATAAATGATATATTACAAGTATTGAGTGTTATTGGTGAAACTTGATTTCAACTTAATTCAAGAAGTACTAGTTAGTTTTGGGAGTCAATTATAGAGGGGggaattttgtacttttgtggATTAGGATTTCTCTATTTTGTACTGCACGAAATGCTATATATAGGAGTTATCTCGTAAAAAGTTGAGTGTGAGGGTTTTATATTTCTTCATCAAAATAGTTGAAGACTGGAAGCTCTAGTTATTGTTTGGTCGTAGACATAGACCATCTtgggtgaaccatgtaaatcttgtgttatgtgtgtgtgtgatcctctttcatttttcttttgcaaatcacTATTCTGTTGCGTTATTAATTCTTAACATAGAGTtatagtacttttttttttggtaaccaaGACTTACTTAAAGACTATAAAAGCGAAGTTGGAGGATTGCTGCGTTATTAATTCTTAACATAGAgttatagtattttttttttttttttggggtaaccAAGAGTTAGTACTTCAATTCTAagcttttttatttggtaaatcTTCAATTCTAAACTTAAAGACTATAAAAGCGAAGTTGGAGGATAAGAAACCCTTAAAACCATGAATACTAACAGCTTGATGAAGCACATAGAGCTTAATTCACAACAATAGCCTTCTACCTAAAGtctacctctttttttttttttttttttttggtgtagtTGTCAAGGGCTTATTGGCCATCAAGGCCCTACAAGGAGGCAAGAGGAGACATGGGCTCCATTTCTTAGAAAGCAAGTAAATGTGGACTTAGTGTCGTTAAAGACACTTGAACCACTGATCAAGCTCGTGACGCAAttctcccaagggagtagcgaaccaccagggcaagccCTGGAGTCTAGCTAGATATCACACAAAAGGGAATTGAAATTGAGTTAGTTAAATCATAATTGATATGGTACAAGTATAGAGTCATACTACTTCAATTCCAACCTTAATTAAAGACTGTAAAAGCTGAGCTGGAAAACATGAAGATCTACAAACTATGAATACTAACAAGTTGGTTGCGAGTGAGCCTTTACTTAATATTGGTCAAAATTTTAGTAAGGCTACAACGGAGGAAATGGTGATTAGAGCTACCGGATGTTTTTCTTACTGATACGGGTAAAATATTTCCACCACTCACAACGCGACACATAGATATATGAAATTGGAAACATGACCTAGTATACCTCCATCTTATTCATACTCAGGATAGGAAACTAAGGAATCCTGCACTACGCTGCTTGAAGAGATCTATTATAACAAGAATCCAGCTCCCTAGTAAGGGAAGGAATCCTCACACAGCACAGAAATTAGGAACTTTCCATAACTGGACACTCCAAGCTTAATCCGTCTCTTAAAAGGAAATTACTATCTTAGAAAGACGCTGTATCCAAGAGGGAGCAAGGTACGTTCAATAACCCCAATTACTCTAGCCTCTTGTGATCTAGCCCTGTAGTTCCTTTTAGTTGCTAGAaaactgacttaggcatcggagaatcCTCGCCGGAGTCCGCTTAGACCCTCTGACAGTGTTCTGTTCTTTGAGATCCACAGGTTCATCAACCATCGTAGCTCATGTCAGCCAAAAGACAGTTTTCTGCTGCAACACCTACCTCACCTAATCTTAGAAGTGTCTTTGCCAACATCTTTCGGCAATTTGCTAGCTAGGCAAAAAATTAACAATCATATATATGTTTAATGGTAAACATGGTGATCTTGATTATATATATCCGGAGGATCAGAGTTGAGGCTATGAACTCCCTCAATCTTCATCTCTGCAGGAGAAGTGTAACCTTATTGGGATCAGTTGCTTTTTCCCTTTTCGATTCTAATaaattaatggattttttttttcttgtgcaGGAGGGGAAATTAAAAAGAGAAGGCGAGCTGCTTAAAGGCAAGAGGCCAAGGCAATCGAATTGATGGCAGGGATAGATCAATAAGGCTAATAACGAGTGTGATTTTACTAAGAACCATAAAATCCGAGCCGGGCAACAGTTATTTTTACGATCTATATACGCAACAGCTGGTGGCTTTTGAGTAGACCATCACTTTTGGAGCATTTCTCTTGGAGGCAACTGGTAGAGAAAATGAACCAGAAGGCATTATAGGGACATGCTCATTTAATTCAAGAAACAAAGCACCAATGAATGGAATCTGGATTTGGTTCTTCAGTCAAGACTCTCTGGACAGAGCTCTGCTTCCATTTCAGAGACAAAGTAGGCCAGATACTGGTGAACTAGAAGGGCTTATAACCATGGAACCTTTCTGGAGATCCTGACCTGACCTTCCTTgatttataataaaaatcagGAAGGAGAAGTCACCTAGAAATCTTTCTGAGAAAAACAGTTATGATTTCCAGTGATCAACTCTGTTTTAGGTGCACGTTGGTACGCCTGATTGCAGGTGAAGTCAAGAAACTAGTCAGAAACTTGTATATATCTATCAAAAATTCAAGTATCTATTTTCAGAAACTGATAATTAatttccaaagaaaaggaaagaacatTGGAATTTGTGTATATCACTGTATTTTAACAATCTATTGACAATATATCACCCTAGTTATACATTAACTCAAGAATTTTTATACTAGGATACGTTATGAGGTTTGACTCTAATCAGGCATGAAACCTTATCAATTGGACAGGATTTAAATCCAGTCTAGAAATTCTTGAAAGAATATCAGAAGCTACTCAGAGCTCCAATACAAAAACATCCTCTTAGACTATGTTTATACTCACAAGTGATTGCTGGACACAGGCTTGCCTATGCAAATTAGTACCCTGAAGAGAGTTGGCTCTATTGGCTTGTTAGAACAGTTATAGGACTGCAATTGCTTCACTTCACTTAGTTCAATTTGATCTTCTTGAGCCATTTCAAAATCAATGCACTCATAACCTTGGTTTGTTGAAGACATCTTCCTTAACAATTTCTGACACATGACAGTGTCCTCGAAAAGCACGATATTATACTCTATGTACTTCAATCTTTCTGAGTTTGTCATCTTTGAGAATCCAAAGTAAGTGGTCCACATGTTCAGCCTTTCATCAGTAGCAGGCAAAACCAGCCTTTCCACTCCTAGTTCTATGAGtttcttctcaagctcattcataAGAAGATGGCACATCCCTTTTTGACGATATTGAGAATGAGTAGCAATGAAGGGTACTTCAGCAACCTTCTCATCGTGGATTCTAACGGTAGCCACAGAGATCAGTTCACCTCCTTGCTGCAGAAGCACAGTGAAGAACCCTAGATAATTTAGCCAGTTTAGCTCTGACCACTTGCTGAATATTAAATCTTCTATTAGATCACTGTTTGTAAGAGGTTCATTAATTGGATCAAAATATTCATGCATTATACGTAGTGCAACATTCAGCTTTCTGTGGCATTCTGTCCTAACCTGATCAGCAACAGATGATACCTCAGGATCACCCCCCTTCCCTATCATCTTTAATAGATGATTTCAAAATAACCCAAGACAAATTATTAGCACCCACAGGAAATGATTTGCCCATTATTTCATGGAGACCTATAAATATCTCTTCGCATTTTTTGGTGCAAAACCATTTTCCTTTTGGTTCATGACCTTCCAGCTTAATAGCCAATCCTCTTTCTTTAAAACACCCAATATGATAATCCCTTCTACATTGATCACAATGCAGAACCATTGCTGCTATGAACTCCCCAACATTTCCACTTAATGCGCTTGATTGACCACATAAGCCACATCTACATGATGGGCAGAACCATTTTCCTTCAGGCAGATCCCTTAGACCAAGGCAGCCTGGATGGAAGGCAGAAGGGCATAGatcacataataataataattcaccttCACTGTAACAGATAGAGCATTTGTCATCACTCTGGTACTGAGGTAGACAACTCCTGATTCTCTCGTGTGTCTTAAGTTTGGGGGTCATACACTTGTGTAACATTTGCGTCTTGCACTCTAACAAAGATCTTCCATCTTCTAAAACAATACTAGCAGCAGACCTACGATAAGTGCTGCCAGCATGAGCTTCAAACCCACTTAGAGTGAACACCTTCTGACAACAATCGCAACTGATCCCATCACAAGTTATCTTCCTTCCTTTCATTCACCGGCGGCCTTTTCTGCCGACATAGTATACCTTTGCATTTAGCAGCACTGCATTCTCGTCTATGAGCAAAGACAGAATAGATCGAGGTCTGCGGCGAGGAGTCGTCAATTTCCCAATGTGCCCATGCTCTGGTACAACTACTGTAGAACTGTTCATAATAATTTGTGATATAAGAGAgtcagaaataaaaagaaaaaaccaaagcATAATGGGCATTCTCCTAAGGACATAACACTATATATGGGGCTTGTTATCAAAAGGGTTCTAGGAGACCCTGCATGCATCTTAATGGAATGATAAGTtaatttttgcttctttttctttcagaATTAAGAGATTTCCACAAGATATGGATTGCACATGACATTACAGAAATAGACAAAGCTCCAATTACTGGACTAGATAAAGCCTTTTCTTGATTGCATagatttcaataattttttttttgttatttctacATTGTCTGTGTCCTTGCTAAAACTTTTAAGACGTTGAATACAttataaggaaaataaaatctGTGGAGTTTTTGTTTTGGAAGAAGGATTGTAAATCAAGGGCATGTTGGTTAGTTGGTAGGGGTCGGCTTAGGCCTAGAAAGGTATCAACATTCATTCAGGTTCTAATGAATAAATAATGGTTGCAGAAATTTAACTAATAGAATGCTTCCTAATgtgaagaaaaacaacaaataaCTTTGAAAAGTATGTCTCAAGGATGATGTATGAGGTTGAGAAAGGGAAAAGGTGAAGAAGTTTCAGGTGCTAGGAGAAAGGTAAGCTCATGGGTTAGTCCAAAAGTATAAAGAGTGATTGCAGATAAAGATATAATGATATggcaatatatatatagctgCATTTATAGAATTCTTCGTAAAGGCCAATGGATACATGTATATCAATAAAAGGAAACAGAAGACGCCattagaaagaagaaatcaaaggttTGTTTCAGTTTTAACATGAATTCTTGGTGAAAGAAACCTCACTACCAATTGAAATGTGTTGTGAATGTAGTAGTAGTACCTGGTGATTGCAGAGGAAGCGAGATCAACAACATGAGTTGTGGGGGAGAGAGAATCGCCTGAGAATGAACCTAGAGCACGCAGAGTGTTCGTGCTTTGCTCGCAGAGTGTTTGTGCTTTGCTTCTGCCTGCACACAGAGTGGAGTCCTCGTTAGCAATCAATCCTCACAATAAGTAGGCCCTTCACTCACTAGTCACTCCTGCGCTTCTCACCTGTCATCcaacccttctctctctcacctttTAAATGCTCTTCCTTgacttcctctcccttctcgcCACTTAAATACCAACCCTTCCCCTCTCCTCTGATCTCAAACATCAACGAAACCAGAGAGCacaaacccaagaaaaaaaaatgaataccTTCAACTTCTTAAGCGTTTTAATGATGGTGCTTCTACTCGCCCAGATTCCGGTGGACCTTTTGATGCCGAACGAAAGAACACCAATAACAACAAGGGTGATGGAAATAATGGAGGGGTGGGAAGTTTCTTCGGTCCTGGCAGTGGAGGATTTGGGATTCCAGGGTTCAGTAACGGGTGGGGAAACGGTGGTATCGGCGGCGGAGGTTACGGTGCCGGCGATGGCGGTCCCATTGGGGGTTACTCTTAAGGGTGGCGTTATACGCCCCACAGTGGTGTGCAAGGAACGAGGACCATGTTACAAGAAGAAGCTCACGTGCCCAGCAAAGTGTTTCACCTCCTACAGCCACTCTGGCAAGAACTACggcagtggcggtggtggtggtggtggtggtggttgcaCCATCGCTGCAAGAAGAAGTGTACTGCTTGCTTACCgttaaaacaaagggtaaaaaaggaaaacttaCTAGTCACTGGAACGGCGGTTTTCCGGTTGCCGGTAAACCGGATATCTTTATCCTTTTCGCGGATTTGAGGAgaggaaaataaattttgaacGAAGGCAGGTCGGGTTTCGGCAAACGAGAGGTGAGAGACGAAGATGGATTAAAACAAGAGATTAAAACTTCTGACAGTTGGATGTATAGCTGGCCAGCTGTAATGATCTTAGGGGGTGTTGTATCGTCTAGCTCGCCAAAATAACTAACCCAAAGTAATAATACTACATTCGTATATCAATGCattcaaaaatcacaaatataAAAAACGGAGATGCATACCATTCATCGACTCATGTTGTGTGACAATATCTTTATTCCCACTAAGTATGCATCTTCGAAGTAGTGATACTCGAACAAACATAGTGGAAATTCTAGGTTTCTCCCTCCAAAAATTTCTCTCAGTGATGAAACGTAACACAAAAGGATTTCTATTTAGAGTAAAACTCTAATCTCCAAGTTATTAGTCAATAGATTTTCTTAATAAATTTAATTACTATATTGAGATACTTGGGCAATAAGTTATGGTCTTgtggtgtgggccccacacaccATTGCCTAAAAATATGTATAGGATGATATCAATGTCAAATAACCTTAAACTGATATTATTATGATTCTAATTTGAAGCGCTATCTCTAATACTAAAGAGTTCGTGCGGTAGGTTCCCCAATTCACTAAAGCTGCCACAAGATTGGTTAGATGGATTTCCCCTCTGATGGTGCGAGTCATGGCAATCCAGGAACAGCAGGTATTGGAGGTGTTTGCAGATTGCCCAATTCAAGTTTCGTTTGTGGATTTGCTCAAGGTATTGGTTGTAATTTTGCAATTTGTTGCACTCTTCAGATGGCTTTAAGTTTGGGTATTTCGAAGATCATTGTGGAAAGCAATAATCATCTAGTTGTGAACATACTTCAATATCGCTCTCAGGCCATTCCTTGGAAAATTGCTACCATTATCAACGATTATATTACAGGCAGGGTATTGTCTGAGGCTTTCAAGAATGTTCTCTTCCTTCACACTCTTAGAAAAGCTAATTCTGTGGCAGATAGATTGGTGGTTGTTGGTGCTTCTGTTTAAGCTGATCTTGTTCGGTTtcattctctccttcccccctCCTCTTTATTCATTTTGCCTTGTATGCAAacttttttggaattttgtttCAACGTTAATAAATTCTCTTTATCAAAAAAGATATATATTATTATGATTCTAAAACatgaaataaattataaaataattttaaaaattaaaatattcataaGAAACCGTAATATGAAAATCTACCTattacatgaaaaaaaaatatctaagaAAACAATTAACCTTttgcctttcttctttcttacccTAATGTGATACCATAGCAGAAAGAGAAAATATAGCATGTGCATTAAATATTAAGGGAAATTATTCACTTAAATGGGAAAATATATCTACTGCATGCAAAGGCCACGTTGCAAGAGGCAGAAATGGGAGGGCTCAAAACGTGAATAGGATTCGCAATTTCGCATGGGAAGCTCCAAggaattatttaaataaaaaaaactgtgTTTCCTGTCTCGTTGCGAGTTCGATTCCACTGCacgtaccaataggtgaatgtacatgtgagagccaaccatctATCCTAAttttaccatttacaaggggaggaggggttttatgaaaataaaattaaaatgtgattgactctgAGATGTACGAGCACCTATTAATTGGTACGTGCAGTTGAACCATTCTCGTAGCAAAGACTATATGCAGGCAAGCAAGAGCCAATGAGAGTATCCTATCGGTTCAATCAAatagggagggagggagagtaGTTATTTTATGGGGGAGacgagagaaatagagaggatGCATTAGGGCAAGCCTGGATAGGAAACattctacctaaaaaaaaaaatagtcatcTCGTATAGGGCGTTAGAACGAATCTCATAATGAGttatgaagaaaaaaactaGAGTTAAATACACATGCCCCTAAAATCATCCCAATATTCTGCATGCCCCCTAATCTTAACGGCATGGACTTAAATGGGATTAATTTGAAAATAGGGAGTGTCTGTGGAATTTTCAAGGGATGTATATGAAATTATCAGAATCTTAAGGAGGGAATGCGACATATTGGGATGATTTAGGGGGTGCATGCATATTTAACCCTATTTAATATGATTTATGGGAAAGTGTATCCCACAACACCATGGAGAATCTCCTACACAACATCAATGGCAACATGAGGCCGGAATGGTAGAGTCTACATAGGATCCACATaatttgtcacacccctatcccgacaagggatagaatacaatatcagggtatgattggggtgacacgcgtcatcccacctcatcgccaggatctcgatgcagtggccaactcacagtcataaaccaatattaaaatacaataatatcagagtacgaaagacaaaggaatattacattccaagacaggtcagagtttgcgaaagcgtaaatgaaatgattatatgatgttcattggctaatgataataagtaacatagttacaaaattcctatgaccatcaagtagctaccaaaaaggtaaaacataaaagtttatacaaagcacaatgctctaaaataataataaaacgggaacgatcccaagtaacagtacaacccgtaggcacaatcatcatgggcaaccatcgccatgatcctcagtcacggtctctggctccacagtaatcatctgcatccaaatctaaaaagaatgtgtacacgggggttagctccaccgagctagtgagagagaaaaggggatgcacaatcacacaatcatttatggtccatggtgcatgctattattaattcatttaccacctaacacacaatgctaagtcaatgggtatatgctactgcaataactcgggaagacaacattgtggatccttccattctcaccacaatgcaacctcaattattactatggagcccgcacggtcgtagtcatcaccacccgaggcGGACCCGATAATCATTACTACCCCGGccgcctctctaactctccacagcagcagtgctcgctacccaacacctaaacccccgttggtaagggtcgtagcatagggaacgagcctaaccacgatatactacatgaatcctatcgtgttgagaggtacatccgggtgtgtcaacgtcccattccatctaacaccggtacagacaacacggcgcatacgagcaagaatgagatgcaatatacaattccacgtacaCGGGGTTCCGGTGCAGTACTTCCcagaccgtaacccaacacaaatccatatcatccaaatcatcatcatcgaataagaataaatgcaaatatgcaatcatgcttgaatgataatgtcac is a window encoding:
- the LOC122665898 gene encoding increased DNA methylation 1-like → MNSSTVVVPEHGHIGKLTTPRRRPRSILSLLIDENAVLLNAKKVFTLSGFEAHAGSTYRRSAASIVLEDGRSLLECKTQMLHKCMTPKLKTHERIRSCLPQYQSDDKCSICYSEGCLGLRDLPEGKWFCPSCRCGLCGQSSALSGNVGEFIAAMVLHCDQCRRDYHIGCFKERGLAIKLEGKGGDPEVSSVADQVRTECHRKLNVALRIMHEYFDPINEPLTNSDLIEDLIFSKWSELNWLNYLGFFTVLLQQGGELISVATVRIHDEKVAEVPFIATHSQYRQKGMCHLLMNELEKKLIELGVERLVLPATDERLNMWTTYFGFSKMTNSERLKYIEYNIVLFEDTVMCQKLLRKMSSTNQGYECIDFEMAQEDQIELSEVKQLQSYNCSNKPIEPTLFRVLICIGKPVSSNHL